One window from the genome of Pyxicephalus adspersus chromosome 6, UCB_Pads_2.0, whole genome shotgun sequence encodes:
- the GLRX gene encoding glutaredoxin-1, which produces MAQSFVDAKLRPGKVTMFEKASCPYCVQAKAILKKYKFKKDCLEIINIANMSNMSSIQDYLFELTGASTVPRIFIEKESIGGCSDLIPLDSNGELEKRLIAIGVLEQ; this is translated from the exons ATGGCGCAGAGCTTTGTGGATGCCAAACTGAGACCTGGCAAAGTAACCATGTTTGAGAAGGCGTCCTGTCCCTACTGTGTTCAGGCAAAAGCCATTTTAAAGAAGTACAAATTTAAGAAAGATTGCCTGGAAATCATCAACATTGCCAATATGAGTAACATGAGCAGCATTCAGGATTACCTGTTTGAGCTGACTGGAGCGAGTACG GTACCTCGAATATTCATTGAGAAGGAAAGCATTGGTGGCTGTTCTGACCTTATACCTTTGGATAGCAATGGTGAGCTGGAGAAAAGACTGATCGCTATTGGGGTCCTGGAGCAGTGA
- the RHOBTB3 gene encoding rho-related BTB domain-containing protein 3 isoform X3 — MMLLVCIHRWTGVLNAASHDGPSCTCPMCCSDREISVTANEGLQLAKDIGATYLELLALDYFYVVKYFGGVLEYYINKTVHCKSVVNGKKKKNRIKPPTLLLPAKMPVLQHEPSHYTSDIQDLLVHSQCVDVLFCTEELKPVSGAHRVVLCSISAVFALLFVPNSSENVSDQCVYRTAHFLFSVYKESADTVHNSPVRVIVKDYTFQKCLPDTLHFIYSGASKWELLEQQIKEKLKDGEKVHHVCQLLQCVLRKPGQVTIPTNESFSYFKLSLGQFFNNPLLADVIFQVQGSKIPAHRAVLVARCDVMSAMFSGHYSEANQIVIPIHDMSKDTFLAFLEYIYKDSYCPASILQAMSLMICSEMYQVSRLQHICEHYIITQLQSMPSRELCSSSLSVVSLLKKAKFYNSESLYTWLLCFIAAHYLIFSQKLDFQDLSAEELEFIEKHRWPSNFYLNQLAEYRRYIHSPKHRCVVL; from the exons ATG ATGCTGCTTGTTTGTATCCATAGGTGGACTGGAGTTTTGAATGCAGCAAGCCATG ATGGTCCATCCTGTACTTGTCCTATGTGCTGCTCAGACAGAGAGATTTCTGTCACTGCTAATGAAGGGCTACAGCTTGCCAAGGACATAGGAGCAACCTATTTAGAACTGCTGGCTCTGGATTACTTCTATGTAGTGAAATACTTCGGAGGAGTG ttggaATATTACATAAACAAGACCGTCCACTGCAAGTCTGtagtaaatggaaagaaaaaaaagaataggattaAACCTCCAACACTTCTTCTGCCAG caaagatGCCAGTTCTACAGCATGAGCCTTCGCATTATACATCGGACATCCAGGATTTGCTAGTTCACAGCCAGTGTGTAGATGTCCTCTTCTGTACAGAGGAGTTGAAGCCCGTCTCTGGAGCACACAGAGTGGTGCTGTGCAGCATCAGTGCTGTTTTTGCACTCTTGTTTGTCCCTAACTCCAGTGAGAATGTCTCGGACCAGTGTGTATACAGAACAGCACATTTCCTATTCTCTGTGTACAAAGAATCTGCAGACACTGTTCACAATTCTCCAGTCAGGGTCATTGTTAAAGACTACACCTTCCAAAAGTGTTTACCCGACACTCTACACTTTATTTACTCAG GTGCATCTAAGTGGGAGCTCCTGGAacaacagataaaagaaaaactgaaagatgGAGAAAAAGTGCATCATGTCTGTCAATTGTTACAATGTGTGCTTAGGAAACCAGGCCAG gtaacTATTCCAACAAATGaatctttttcctattttaagcTGTCTCTTGGACAATTTTTTAACAACCCATTGTTGGCGGATGTAATCTTTCAAGTGCAAG gTTCAAAAATCCCAGCACATCGAGCGGTGCTGGTGGCTCGTTGTGATGTCATGTCTGCCATGTTTAGTGGACATTACTCTGAAGCAAATCAAATAGTTATTCCTATTCATGACATGTCCAAAGATACGTTTCTTGCTTTTCTGGAATATATTTACAAAGATTCATATTGCCCTG CCAGCATTCTACAAGCCATGTCACTGATGATTTGCTCTGAGATGTACCAGGTGTCTCGATTACAACATATATGTGAACATTACATTATCACTCAGCTCCAGAGCATGCCAAGCAGAGAGCTGTGCTCATCAAGCCTAAGTGTCGTCAGTCTACTTAAAAAGGCCAAG TTTTATAACTCTGAAAGCCTGTACACTTGGCTGCTCTGTTTTATTGCTGCACACTATTTAATCTTCAGCCAGAAGTTGGACTTCCAAGATCTTTCAG ctgaagAACTGGAGTTCATAGAAAAACATAGATGGCCTTCAAACTTTTACTTGAATCAGCTTGCAGAATACAGAAGATATATCCACTCCCCAAAACACAGATGTGTTGTCTTGTGA
- the RHOBTB3 gene encoding rho-related BTB domain-containing protein 3 isoform X2, with the protein MQMLLVCIHRWTGVLNAASHDGPSCTCPMCCSDREISVTANEGLQLAKDIGATYLELLALDYFYVVKYFGGVLEYYINKTVHCKSVVNGKKKKNRIKPPTLLLPAKMPVLQHEPSHYTSDIQDLLVHSQCVDVLFCTEELKPVSGAHRVVLCSISAVFALLFVPNSSENVSDQCVYRTAHFLFSVYKESADTVHNSPVRVIVKDYTFQKCLPDTLHFIYSGASKWELLEQQIKEKLKDGEKVHHVCQLLQCVLRKPGQVTIPTNESFSYFKLSLGQFFNNPLLADVIFQVQGSKIPAHRAVLVARCDVMSAMFSGHYSEANQIVIPIHDMSKDTFLAFLEYIYKDSYCPASILQAMSLMICSEMYQVSRLQHICEHYIITQLQSMPSRELCSSSLSVVSLLKKAKFYNSESLYTWLLCFIAAHYLIFSQKLDFQDLSAEELEFIEKHRWPSNFYLNQLAEYRRYIHSPKHRCVVL; encoded by the exons ATG CAGATGCTGCTTGTTTGTATCCATAGGTGGACTGGAGTTTTGAATGCAGCAAGCCATG ATGGTCCATCCTGTACTTGTCCTATGTGCTGCTCAGACAGAGAGATTTCTGTCACTGCTAATGAAGGGCTACAGCTTGCCAAGGACATAGGAGCAACCTATTTAGAACTGCTGGCTCTGGATTACTTCTATGTAGTGAAATACTTCGGAGGAGTG ttggaATATTACATAAACAAGACCGTCCACTGCAAGTCTGtagtaaatggaaagaaaaaaaagaataggattaAACCTCCAACACTTCTTCTGCCAG caaagatGCCAGTTCTACAGCATGAGCCTTCGCATTATACATCGGACATCCAGGATTTGCTAGTTCACAGCCAGTGTGTAGATGTCCTCTTCTGTACAGAGGAGTTGAAGCCCGTCTCTGGAGCACACAGAGTGGTGCTGTGCAGCATCAGTGCTGTTTTTGCACTCTTGTTTGTCCCTAACTCCAGTGAGAATGTCTCGGACCAGTGTGTATACAGAACAGCACATTTCCTATTCTCTGTGTACAAAGAATCTGCAGACACTGTTCACAATTCTCCAGTCAGGGTCATTGTTAAAGACTACACCTTCCAAAAGTGTTTACCCGACACTCTACACTTTATTTACTCAG GTGCATCTAAGTGGGAGCTCCTGGAacaacagataaaagaaaaactgaaagatgGAGAAAAAGTGCATCATGTCTGTCAATTGTTACAATGTGTGCTTAGGAAACCAGGCCAG gtaacTATTCCAACAAATGaatctttttcctattttaagcTGTCTCTTGGACAATTTTTTAACAACCCATTGTTGGCGGATGTAATCTTTCAAGTGCAAG gTTCAAAAATCCCAGCACATCGAGCGGTGCTGGTGGCTCGTTGTGATGTCATGTCTGCCATGTTTAGTGGACATTACTCTGAAGCAAATCAAATAGTTATTCCTATTCATGACATGTCCAAAGATACGTTTCTTGCTTTTCTGGAATATATTTACAAAGATTCATATTGCCCTG CCAGCATTCTACAAGCCATGTCACTGATGATTTGCTCTGAGATGTACCAGGTGTCTCGATTACAACATATATGTGAACATTACATTATCACTCAGCTCCAGAGCATGCCAAGCAGAGAGCTGTGCTCATCAAGCCTAAGTGTCGTCAGTCTACTTAAAAAGGCCAAG TTTTATAACTCTGAAAGCCTGTACACTTGGCTGCTCTGTTTTATTGCTGCACACTATTTAATCTTCAGCCAGAAGTTGGACTTCCAAGATCTTTCAG ctgaagAACTGGAGTTCATAGAAAAACATAGATGGCCTTCAAACTTTTACTTGAATCAGCTTGCAGAATACAGAAGATATATCCACTCCCCAAAACACAGATGTGTTGTCTTGTGA